Genomic window (Shewanella psychropiezotolerans):
AGCGGTTGAGCTTGGCACCGAGTTTAATTTCGACTTCTGGCGCCAATGCCAGCCTAGGCGCTCGACCTATCCGGCGTGCCGCGCCGCCTTGATCGCACGGGAGCAAGGTCTAGAACAAGCCATGCTTGATGGCATTCAGCAGGCCTACTACTTGAAAGCCATGAACCCATCGGATCTCACCACCCTAATATCAATTGCCGCATCCATAAACTTAGACCCCAAAGAGTTTGCCCAGCAACTGAGCAGCGAGACGATAAACCATAACTTGATGACAGAAATCCACCAAGTTCAGGCACTGCCCATTCAAGGCTTTCCCTCTTTAGTGCTGGAACACAATGGCAGCCTTAGCCCGATACCAATTGATTATCTGGATTATCAAACCAGCTATCGACACTTAATAAACAGCTTAAACAACGACTTAAATAAAATGTAATAAGTTTATCTCAGCGTAACTTAAGGCCTGACTCCTGTTTGTTGATCACCGTTTTGAGCTGGTTATAAGCCAGCACCAGAGTCTCTGGCTTCATCTGAGCCAGCAGGTTACCTGTGATCACTAAACTCAAACCTAAGCTCGAACCTAAGCTCGAATACACAGACCAATGGTCATCTTCAAACAGGCTCGACACAGCTAAGGCGACGATGGGCGTGATCAACATAAGATAATAAAGATGTGCCTGTCCTATCTTTTTCAAACCAATTTATTGGATTAAGGGCATACAAGGATAGGAAATTGAAGCTGTTGAAACACCATTAGCGAGCAGCTATTTCGTCACTGAAAAAATTAGTTAGGGATCCACAAGCATGCTATTAAATTCGTGGGGATCCCTCTTGCTCTGACCCAAATTATTTTAGCTGTACTTAGGCGAATAAGTCTGCTTGAGAATCAACTTGATTTTTATTAAATTTATATCTTTTACCTTGAAGTGTTTCAAATTCTTCTCCACCGTCAATTTTTCTTATGACAGTTGAAACAGAGTGACCTGTAATTTGTAGTTCACCAGTTTCGTCAAGCTTTTGATGAATTAGCAATACACACTCAATTGTGGTGCCATGCTTAAAGCTAATGATTTCATCAAGCACATCAGCATTAAAATCTTTATCATTCATCGAAAATGAAATAGGTTCTTTATTGTAAACACCCTTCCACTTATACCGGCCCTCTTTTAAGACTGGTGCGACAATTTCGATTAAAGCTTCTTCGATCACTATAGGGGGGAGATTATGCGAATGGATGATAAAGTTTTTAAAATTTCAGCGTAAAACCATACGCTCATTTTCTACGGGGGCGTTATTCTGATCGAGAGCAGAGAAGCCTATTTTATCAATTTTATTATAATGATTAAGTTTCTTATAAAAGTTGGACTTTCTTGTAACTATTTTAAGATTAGTCTCTAAAGCTGCTGCGACTTCCCTAACGGTTTTTTCGCTAACATCTTCAATTTTTAATTCTGTTTTTAATTTTTGAATTCTTAGCTTTTTTTCTTCAATGCTTAATCTTAAATTCTGTTTTTGTAAATCAGCTAATTCAGGATCGCCCATAGGGATTCTTGAGGTAACAATGGCAATAACTGAAATAAGTAAAGAAACTTGAACCCCATTTTTCCCTATGACCTTCCAAATTTCTTTCAAGCCACCTTCACGGTATGCTTCTGACTCTAACTGAATTGAGAAATTTAGCTCTTTAGCAATTTCAATAGCAATTGCTAAAAATTCAGCTTCACAATGGTTACGTATTAATGCGTTCATCGAATGAGATGAGTCATTAAAATAATAATGTAACTCAAGTTTCTTCGCTGATAAATTCATTATATTCAATCCGTTGGTTATTTTTACTATTATGACTGACCACTTGGGTATGATGCAAATACTTGTACAGCTAACACCTGCAAGCACAGGCGAGTGACGCAGGATCCAGCACAGCTTGCTGTGCGGTTGTGCCTTGCTTTGTTATAGGGAATAACTAAAACACCCATTGTTAAATCTAACTGATTGGGTGTCTTTGGGGAAAGGCTTTCGTTGCAAAGCGTGAAAAATAGGGGGGAATTGATATGAATCAATTGCTTGAGCAGTTCTCTCTGCTTTTCTTCTTTTCTGCAAAGAGTGAGTGCTGCTAGCTTATCTTCATCCCTGAATGGCTACTATCAACCTCTTAACTTAAGAAGTTGAGTCTCACCTGCATTTCCCTAACTGCACCCACAATAACCTACTTTTATTGTGGGTTTCAATATACAGGCCGTTATTTTATTG
Coding sequences:
- a CDS encoding DsbA family protein, with the translated sequence MQMNNSRKPTLYYVYDPMCSWCWGYAPTWNKLRAALKESGISVEYRLGGLAPDSDLPMPEEMKAFLEQTWHKIAVELGTEFNFDFWRQCQPRRSTYPACRAALIAREQGLEQAMLDGIQQAYYLKAMNPSDLTTLISIAASINLDPKEFAQQLSSETINHNLMTEIHQVQALPIQGFPSLVLEHNGSLSPIPIDYLDYQTSYRHLINSLNNDLNKM